The sequence GAGATCGTGAAAGCTGGCCAGGGAACTCAGCCACCGTGTGTTTTCCCACATTGCTCAACTATCAAAGTGATGAGACTCCAATGCAGAAAGAAGCCCATCACCCCAGGTCCCTTGCGTAGCCAAGAAATGGCAGAGCCCTCCTCCTGATTGTAGACATTCTGGCACAGAGGTCCTGGGAAGTTCTAcccatctccctcccctgccaTGCGTAATTCCCTCCAAATTACATAACATGAGGGAGGGGCACCGCAAAGAAAATAACTCTGAGCCAAAGTGCTGCCGGCCCCTTGGAATGAGGATAGGGTGCCTTTGCTTGGTTTGACCGGAGGGGCGCTGGCAAAGGCTCCTCTTCCCCCAGTGTCTCCCTCACCACCTTGAAGTCCACCATCAGTAATTAGGTTGTTTGGCTCTTCAAAGCTTCTCAGCATTCAGCAGTAACCCCTGTGTATCTGTGGTGGGTTTGCTGCTCACAGTCGCAAACAGCTTTAACCTCCACCAAACCATTGGTTCTTACAACCCCATgaggcagaaggggcagagatcaCGATCCCCATTTAAAAGAAACCCGGAACCCACAGAATTAGGTCCCTTGACTGAACTCACACAGCTGGCCAGTGGCAAAATCCAAACAAGAGCTCAGATCTCCTGTCACGTGTCAAGCTCCCGAGTTCACACAACAAAGCCTGTCCGTCGCTTTTCTGAGAAGGAAGAGGCTAGGGGAGGGGACACCACCCACATCCCTCACTGCCCCTCTTGGGAGATTCTCAGTCCCATTGAGGACAGAATAAGTTTGCATGTGACAGATAATGATCGCAATGACCAGGCACAGCAATAAGGAGGTCATGATGACCATGATGGCCAGGATGATGAGGACAATGACCCAGATAGCCAGGATGTGCTTGGGGAGCACAGCCTCCATGGGGACCTGGCTGACGGCATCCATGCTACTTCACTCTGAAATGCGTCCTCCAGAATCCTTTCCTGCTGTAGTCTACACACCTGAAAGTCTAGCCGATGCATTTGGGCTGAGGGGCCGGTACTCAGAGCTCTGCTTTGCGGTGTACGTAGTTTAAGATCCATAACAAGCGGCTTCACCAAGTGAGGGTAATAACACCTGTCCAGAGGTACTTGATTTGCAATAGCTAATGTTTGTTCATAAAGTAAGATGTAAAAAACTTAGATTTGGTTTACTTGATGGCTAGTTTAAGAGACTCAAGAGTGCTCGAGTCCAACATGAGTATAAATTTACAGTGACTTATCAGGAAGTCATGATTATTTTGGCAacttataaaaattcatttcacaGCCTTTCTCTGAtagcattttgtaaaaatttcttccataatttcttccaaaaaattcGGTACTTACCTGATTTTTAACTCCTTtctcaaaagtgaaaataagaataaaagaggaaagagagaaattcaACGCAGGTATCACTCTTGCTTA comes from Panthera uncia isolate 11264 unplaced genomic scaffold, Puncia_PCG_1.0 HiC_scaffold_1538, whole genome shotgun sequence and encodes:
- the LOC125917154 gene encoding small integral membrane protein 3-like; the protein is MDAVSQVPMEAVLPKHILAIWVIVLIILAIMVIMTSLLLCLVIAIIICHMQTYSVLNGTENLPRGAVRDVGGVPSPSLFLLRKATDRLCCVNSGA